One genomic window of Erinaceus europaeus chromosome 19, mEriEur2.1, whole genome shotgun sequence includes the following:
- the LOC103113607 gene encoding la-related protein 1B — protein MAEPPSSAGARGEPSAVRGRSVPQAALAVRPLALPPPPPAPAPAAPGPDGAPPPPKDNPWARKPPAPRPDTPPDGDGDDADLGSPQSVKAGKFKTKKSNKASDFSDMANWPTPSELVNTGGLGAGQGSKKPAGRKDKDDKPEKKSSGEGRDGATDNASEDEAQASGQRKRATKQRWVPLLLQGLPPDSQERPGSRGSLRGQPEAPRPPHPGRRGEPRGWRRDRERREDQDEVSSVRSEGGTVRGGFRGRGRGRGRGRGRGRGCPRVSWDAPGPREQGEQAQRPEEPVGAGGGVLYYYDDGRGLQVYPVEEALLKGYIRRQIEYYFSTENLERDFFLRRKMDPHGFLPISLIAGFHRVQALTTNLGLILEALKDSTEVEIVEEKMRRRVEPEKWPIPGPPVRSAGHPDFSQLIDCPEFVPGQAFRAHSVRVRIC, from the exons ATGGCCGAGCCCCCCTCGAGCGCGGGGGCTCGGGGGGAGCCGTCGGCGGTGCGGGGCCGCAGCGTGCCCCAGGCGGCCCTGGCCGTGCGACCCCTGGCGctgcccccgccgccccccgcccccgcccccgccgcgccCGGCCCCGACGGCGCGCCCCCGCCGCCCAAGGACAACCCCTGGGCCCGCAAGCCGCCCGCGCCCCGGCCCGACACCCCGCCCGACGGCGACGGCGACGAtgcag atctcGGGTCCCCCCAAAGTGTAAAAGCTGGAAAATTCAAGACAAAGAAATCCAACAAG GCCAGTGACTTCAGCGACATGGCGAACTGGCCGACCCCCAGTGAGCTGGTGAACACAGGC GGTCTAGGCGCCGGCCAAGGGAGCAAGAAGCCCGCGGGCAGGAAGGACAAGGACGACAAGCCGGAGAAGAAAAGCAGCGGGGAGGGCCGGGACGGCGCCACAGACAACGCCAGCGAGGACGAGGCCCAGGCCAGCGGGCAGCGCAAGCGAG CCACAAAGCAGCGCTGGGTCCCGCTGCTGCTGCAGGGCCTCCCCCCCGACAGCCAGGAGCGGCCCGGCTCTCGTGGGAGCCTCAGAGGACAACCAGAGGCCCCCCGGCCCCCGCACCCCGGCCGGAGGGGCGAGCCCCGTG gCTGGCGGCGGGACCGGGAGCGGCGGGAGGACCAGGACGAGGTGTCCAGCGTGCGCAGCGAGGGGGGCACCGTGCGCGGGGGCTTCCGGGGCCGAGGCCGGGGGCGAGGCCGGGGGCGAGGCCGGGGCCGGGGATGCCCgcgag tGAGCTGGGACGCGCCCGGCCCccgggagcagggggagcaggcgCAGCGGCCCGAGGAGCCCGTGGGTGCGGGCGGCGGCGTGCTGTACTACTACGACGACGGGCGCGGCCTGCAGGTGTACCCCGTGGAGGAGGCGCTGCTCAAGGGCTACATCCGCCGCCAGAT AGAGTACTACTTCAGCACGGAGAACCTGGAGCGCGACTTCTTCCTGCGGAGGAAGATGGACCCTCACGGCTTCCTGCCCATCTCGCTCATCGCGGGCTTCCACCGCGTGCAGGCGCTCACCACCAACCTGGGCCTCATCTTGGAG GCGCTGAAGGACAGCACGGAGGTGGAGATCGTGGaggagaagatgaggaggagggtgGAGCCCGAGAAATGGCCCATCCCCGGGCCCCCCGTCCGC